In Syngnathus scovelli strain Florida chromosome 10, RoL_Ssco_1.2, whole genome shotgun sequence, the following are encoded in one genomic region:
- the LOC137840674 gene encoding zinc finger protein 84-like, whose protein sequence is MCKVKMLKDLMKERLNLAAEEIFDLFERTIADYEEKLRREKEENERRQNELVATVADLRIQLHQAVQQDPRQEIPSEQLEEPNKEVEDVQSSRYAEKIAKMSEHIPSEEGKPKVDGEPCEDLQSEPDSLFAPLSDIDITSDSSRTDHSDDDDRETRKEYKSDMTQHDKDSHRSQSQKTFYSKKKRKHHKGEKRYSSKHFVKKDARKHTEADEGAKAESSDKNSEGDMTDDDVNIKLNSSRCEKTFQSKKGLKKHMEKHARDKPFACPICAKRFFLKHHVKRHMKKHTRQNASTKAPLSGTNNTAESLKSIKNCDANKHQCPQCGKKCPSKENLIAHMVIHTGEKPFSCSVCGQGFAFKESMMSHEKQHLGQMPFQCSVCQTDFLSRGQLISHIKLHIDDKASSSCRVKDEEELGDHLVSEPVVDNATLNSSDSYYSDGVEEASRTKKKFKDMRQVENHEEAPYLPGACGSSTDGEQHQGTSNVDDSDFESEKPFASSLNCERFSFKAQEAGGSASPTKSELSSDLRQHTDSNYDNRHCSECKKTFATPAGLKRHMMQHSGEKPYKCLYCEKRFSLKEYMKKHMLIHTGWDCPVCDQSFVTRSAFATHMATHGDKKSIRSAKTTHAMERFDQSEESIDKIERPDRSEKTKHKIEKPDQSEKMTHKIEKLERSGETTHKIEKLDQSEKTTQTIAKRVKLEKTTRADEKPDCSNKRVKKRTRSRSEKCPICAKRFSERSYIPKHMRIHTGEKPYQCNVCLLRFRFKNSVKTHHCSGKRTEEAGGATTDKVTLEEAHSLSS, encoded by the exons ATGTGTAAAGTCAAAATGTTGAAAGACTTAATGAAGGAGCGACTCAACTTGGCCGCCGAAGAGATATTTGACCTATTTGAGAGAACTATAGCAGACTACGAAGAGAAACTTCGTCGGGAAAAAGAGGAGAACGAGCGAAGACAAAATGAACTAGTCGCCACGGTTGCGGACCTTCGTATTCAACTGCACCAAG CTGTGCAACAAGACCCCCGACAAGAAATTCCTTCTGAGCAGCTGGAGGAACCGAACAAGGAAGTGGAGGACGTGCAGAGCAGTCGGTATGCAGAGAAGATTGCTAAGATGTCCGAGCACATTCCAAGTGAAGAGGGCAAACCTAAAGTGGACGGAGAACCTTGTGAGGATCTCCAATCGGAGCCAGACAGCCTCTTCGCTCCCTTGTCTGATATAGACATTACGTCCGACAGTTCTCGCACTGATCACAGTGACGATGACGACCGGGAGACTCGGAAGGAATATAAAAGTGATATGACGCAGCACGACAAGGATTCTCACCGCTCCCAAAGTCAGAAAACGttttacagcaaaaaaaaaaggaaacatcaCAAGGGAGAAAAACGATACTCCTCGAAGCATTTTGTGAAGAAAGACGCCAGGAAACATACAGAAGCCGACGAAGGAGCAAAAGCAGAATCTTCAGATAAGAATTCCGAAGGTGACATGACGGATGACGACGTCAACATTAAATTGAACAGCTCTCGGTGtgagaaaacatttcaaagcAAAAAAGGCTTGAAAAAGCACATGGAGAAACACGCGAGAGATAAACCCTTTGCTTGCCCCATTTGTGCTAAAAGATTCTTCTTGAAGCATCACGTCAAGAGACACATGAAAAAACATACAAGGCAGAACGCGTCGACAAAAGCTCCACTCTCGGGTACCAACAACACCGCAGAATCTTTGAAGAGCATCAAGAACTGTGACGCCAACAAACATCAATGTCCTCAATGTGGCAAAAAGTGTCCGTCCAAGGAAAATTTGATCGCACACATGGTCATACATACCGGAGAGAAACCTTTCTCTTGCTCGGTTTGCGGCCAAGGTTTCGCCTTCAAGGAGAGCATGATGAGCCATGAGAAGCAACACTTAGGCCAGATGCCTTTTCAGTGCTCAGTCTGTCAGACAGACTTCCTAAGTCGAGGCCAACTGATATCACACATAAAATTGCACATAGACGACAAAGCGTCCAGTTCCTGCCGGGTAAAAGACGAGGAAGAACTTGGTGACCATCTGGTGTCGGAACCTGTTGTGGACAACGCGACCTTGAACTCTTCTGACTCGTATTACAGTGACGGTGTCGAAGAAGCTTCGAGGACTAAGAAGAAGTTTAAAG ATATGCGGCAGGTGGAGAATCATGAAGAGGCTCCCTACCTTCCTGGAGCTTGTGGGAGCAGTACAGATGgagagcagcatcaagggacgagTAACGTGGACGACTCGGATTTCGAAAGTGAGAAACCTTTCGCTTCCTCCCTTAATTGTGAAAGATTCTCCTTTAAGGCACAAGAAGCCGGCGGCTCTGCTTCCCCGACGAAATCGGAGTTGAGCTCAGACCTAAGACAACACACCGATAGCAACTATGACAACAGGCACTGCTCTGAATGCAAGAAAACTTTTGCCACGCCGGCCGGTTTAAAAAGACACATGATGCAACACTCCGGAGAGAAACCTTACAAATGCTTGTACTGTGAAAAAAGATTTAGTTTAAAGGAATATATGAAGAAACACATGCTGATACACACCGGTTGGGATTGTCCGGTTTGCGATCAAAGTTTTGTCACAAGATCGGCTTTCGCTACACACATGGCAACACACGGGGACAAGAAATCTATTCGGTCAGCAAAGACAACACACGCGATGGAGAGATTTGACCAATCAGAGGAGTCCATAGATAAAATTGAAAGACCTGACCGATCAGAGAAGACGAAACATAAAATCGAAAAACCTGACCAATCAGAGAAGATGACGCATAAAATCGAAAAACTCGAGCGATCAGGGGAGACGACGCACAAAATCGAAAAACTCGACCAATCGGAGAAGACGACGCAGACAATAGCAAAACGTGTAAAGTTAGAGAAGACCACACGAGCAGACGAGAAACCCGACTGTTCAAACAAACGTGTGAAAAAACGTACCAGGtcacgctcggaaaagtgtccaatTTGTGCAAAACGATTTAGCGAAAGATCGTACATCCCAAAGCACATGAGAATACACACCGGGGAAAAACCTTATCAGTGCAACGTGTGTCTTTTAAGATTCCGTTTTAAGAACAGTGTTAAAACTCACCATTGTTCTGGGAAGAGGACGGAAGAGGCAGGAGGGGCGACTACTGACAAAGTAACTTTGGAAGAAGCTCACAGTTTGTCCAGTTGA
- the LOC125976112 gene encoding gastrula zinc finger protein XlCGF57.1 isoform X1 → MCTVKMLRTLVKQRLNVAVEDIIELVERTIAEYEEQLCRSKNEQPRQGDVSKHHGPLPKAEVQQVEREERVPPNQREDPATPPYIKEEEEDVWNSQAVEKLLGLREAEVTEFTWTGIHVKSEDDEGQSSQLHPTQSEPMKATGEHVTTLSDMEDMMSHLSDTDHSDDEKESIKTTKKSKETQPTDGKHFDCPECGKTFTNKSVLKNHMVTHTKEKPFVCTVCNKSFSLKHHMKRHLRVHTGEKAFFPCFICDKRFRDEAAMKEHVRTHAGEKPLTSGSSSKQKAEAGDLAALSDIDYVMSQSSDTDHSEDGKEGLKTKKTSDGNMTYRTETKLYIGDMTYHAETKLYICSGCGKTFTNKSVLRNHMVTHTGEKPFACPVCDKRFSFKQNMRRHMALHTGEKPHSCAFCSKRFYDKFEMKRHMLTHTSEKPFRCSLCAKSFSRKSHFRMHMKKHEKPSTSSSSSQHVPTEADGEQDLADNSAPLSDMEDVMSQSSEADRSDDFKEPSEPLKNFEGDVTHPSDSKQFNCTLCEKMFANKGSLKTHMLTHTGEKPFACSVCNKRFSIKQNMKRHMAIHTGEKPYSCSVCNKRFYVEFEMKRHKRIHTSEKPFAFALRQKLLV, encoded by the exons ATGTGCACAGTGAAAATGCTGCGAACGTTGGTGAAGCAGCGACTAAACGTGGCCGTCGAGGATATAATCGAACTGGTTGAGAGAACCATCGCGGAGTACGAGGAGCAACTTTGTCGAAGCAAGAACGAGCAACCACGACAGGGCGATGTTTCCAAGCATCACGGTCCGTTGCCAAAAGCAG AGGTGCAGCAGGTGGAGCGAGAAGAAAGGGTTCCCCCAAATCAGCGGGAGGATCCAGCAACGCCCCCCTAcattaaagaggaagaggaggacgtgTGGAACAGTCAAGCCGTGGAGAAGCTTCTAGGGCTGAGGGAAGCTGAGGTTACCGAGTTCACGTGGACCGGCATCCACgttaaaagtgaagacgatGAAGGTCAATCCTCACAGCTTCATCCCACTCAAAGCGAGCCGATGAAAGCTACTGGAGAACATGTCACTACGCTCTCAGACATGGAAGACATGATGTCACACTTGTCCGACACCGATCACAGCGATGACGAGAAAGAATCTATAAAGACTACGAAGAAGTCTAAAGAGACGCAGCCCACCGACGGCAAACACTTCGACTGCCCTGAATGTGGCAAAACGTTTACGAACAAAAGCGTTTTAAAAAACCACATGGTCACGCACACCAAGGAGAAGCCTTTTGTCTGCACGGTTTGCAATAAAAGTTTCTCCTTAAAGCATCACATGAAGAGACACTTGAGAGTGCACACGGGGGAGAAAGCCTTTTTCCCCTGCTTCATTTGCGATAAAAGATTCCGAGACgaggcggccatgaaggagcacGTGAGAACACACGCCGGGGAGAAACCTTTGACCTCCGGCAGCTCAAGTAAACAGAAAGCAGAAGCGGGTGACTTAGCGGCGCTGTCAGATATAGACTACGTGATGTCGCAATCGTCCGACACGGATCACAGCGAGGACGGCAAGGAAGGTTTGAAAACGAAAAAGACGTCGGACGGCAATATGACCTACCGCACGGAAACCAAACTATACATCGGCGACATGACCTATCACGCTGAAACCAAACTCTACATTTGCTCGGGATGCGGCAAGACGTTTACCAACAAAAGCGTTTTACGAAATCACATGGTGACGCACACCGGAGAGAAACCTTTCGCTTGCCCGGTTTGTGATAAAAGATTCTCCTTCAAGCAGAATATGAGGAGGCACATGGCCCTACACACGGGGGAGAAACCCCACTCCTGCGCCTTTTGCAGTAAAAGATTCTACGATAAGTTTGAAATGAAGAGACACATGTTGACGCATACGTCGGAGAAGCCTTTCAGGTGTTCGCTCTGCGCCAAAAGTTTCTCCCGCAAATCACATTTCCGAATGCACATGAAAAAGCACGAGAAACCTTCCACCTCCAGCAGCTCAAGTCAACACGTGCCGACAGAAGCGGACGGAGAACAAGATCTCGCGGACAACTCGGCTCCACTGTCGGATATGGAAGACGTGATGTCACAGTCGTCCGAGGCCGACCGCAGCGATGATTTCAAAGAACCATCGGAGCCTCTTAAGAACTTCGAAGGCGACGTGACGCATCCTTCCGACAGCAAACAATTTAACTGTACCTTATGCGAGAAGATGTTTGCCAACAAAGGAAGTTTGAAAACGCACATGTTGACGCACACCGGAGAGAAACCTTTCGCCTGCTCCGTTTGCAACAAACGCTTCTCCATCAAGCAGAACATGAAGCGACACATGGCGATACACACGGGGGAGAAACCTTACTCCTGCTCCGTCTGCAATAAAAGATTCTACGTGGAGTTCGAAATGAAACGCCACAAGCGGATACACACCTCCGAGAAACCTTTCGCCTTCGCTTTGCGCCAAAAGCTTCTCGTGTAG
- the LOC125976112 gene encoding gastrula zinc finger protein XlCGF57.1 isoform X2 — protein sequence MCTVKMLRTLVKQRLNVAVEDIIELVERTIAEYEEQLCRSKNEQPRQGDVSKHHEVQQVEREERVPPNQREDPATPPYIKEEEEDVWNSQAVEKLLGLREAEVTEFTWTGIHVKSEDDEGQSSQLHPTQSEPMKATGEHVTTLSDMEDMMSHLSDTDHSDDEKESIKTTKKSKETQPTDGKHFDCPECGKTFTNKSVLKNHMVTHTKEKPFVCTVCNKSFSLKHHMKRHLRVHTGEKAFFPCFICDKRFRDEAAMKEHVRTHAGEKPLTSGSSSKQKAEAGDLAALSDIDYVMSQSSDTDHSEDGKEGLKTKKTSDGNMTYRTETKLYIGDMTYHAETKLYICSGCGKTFTNKSVLRNHMVTHTGEKPFACPVCDKRFSFKQNMRRHMALHTGEKPHSCAFCSKRFYDKFEMKRHMLTHTSEKPFRCSLCAKSFSRKSHFRMHMKKHEKPSTSSSSSQHVPTEADGEQDLADNSAPLSDMEDVMSQSSEADRSDDFKEPSEPLKNFEGDVTHPSDSKQFNCTLCEKMFANKGSLKTHMLTHTGEKPFACSVCNKRFSIKQNMKRHMAIHTGEKPYSCSVCNKRFYVEFEMKRHKRIHTSEKPFAFALRQKLLV from the exons ATGTGCACAGTGAAAATGCTGCGAACGTTGGTGAAGCAGCGACTAAACGTGGCCGTCGAGGATATAATCGAACTGGTTGAGAGAACCATCGCGGAGTACGAGGAGCAACTTTGTCGAAGCAAGAACGAGCAACCACGACAGGGCGATGTTTCCAAGCATCACG AGGTGCAGCAGGTGGAGCGAGAAGAAAGGGTTCCCCCAAATCAGCGGGAGGATCCAGCAACGCCCCCCTAcattaaagaggaagaggaggacgtgTGGAACAGTCAAGCCGTGGAGAAGCTTCTAGGGCTGAGGGAAGCTGAGGTTACCGAGTTCACGTGGACCGGCATCCACgttaaaagtgaagacgatGAAGGTCAATCCTCACAGCTTCATCCCACTCAAAGCGAGCCGATGAAAGCTACTGGAGAACATGTCACTACGCTCTCAGACATGGAAGACATGATGTCACACTTGTCCGACACCGATCACAGCGATGACGAGAAAGAATCTATAAAGACTACGAAGAAGTCTAAAGAGACGCAGCCCACCGACGGCAAACACTTCGACTGCCCTGAATGTGGCAAAACGTTTACGAACAAAAGCGTTTTAAAAAACCACATGGTCACGCACACCAAGGAGAAGCCTTTTGTCTGCACGGTTTGCAATAAAAGTTTCTCCTTAAAGCATCACATGAAGAGACACTTGAGAGTGCACACGGGGGAGAAAGCCTTTTTCCCCTGCTTCATTTGCGATAAAAGATTCCGAGACgaggcggccatgaaggagcacGTGAGAACACACGCCGGGGAGAAACCTTTGACCTCCGGCAGCTCAAGTAAACAGAAAGCAGAAGCGGGTGACTTAGCGGCGCTGTCAGATATAGACTACGTGATGTCGCAATCGTCCGACACGGATCACAGCGAGGACGGCAAGGAAGGTTTGAAAACGAAAAAGACGTCGGACGGCAATATGACCTACCGCACGGAAACCAAACTATACATCGGCGACATGACCTATCACGCTGAAACCAAACTCTACATTTGCTCGGGATGCGGCAAGACGTTTACCAACAAAAGCGTTTTACGAAATCACATGGTGACGCACACCGGAGAGAAACCTTTCGCTTGCCCGGTTTGTGATAAAAGATTCTCCTTCAAGCAGAATATGAGGAGGCACATGGCCCTACACACGGGGGAGAAACCCCACTCCTGCGCCTTTTGCAGTAAAAGATTCTACGATAAGTTTGAAATGAAGAGACACATGTTGACGCATACGTCGGAGAAGCCTTTCAGGTGTTCGCTCTGCGCCAAAAGTTTCTCCCGCAAATCACATTTCCGAATGCACATGAAAAAGCACGAGAAACCTTCCACCTCCAGCAGCTCAAGTCAACACGTGCCGACAGAAGCGGACGGAGAACAAGATCTCGCGGACAACTCGGCTCCACTGTCGGATATGGAAGACGTGATGTCACAGTCGTCCGAGGCCGACCGCAGCGATGATTTCAAAGAACCATCGGAGCCTCTTAAGAACTTCGAAGGCGACGTGACGCATCCTTCCGACAGCAAACAATTTAACTGTACCTTATGCGAGAAGATGTTTGCCAACAAAGGAAGTTTGAAAACGCACATGTTGACGCACACCGGAGAGAAACCTTTCGCCTGCTCCGTTTGCAACAAACGCTTCTCCATCAAGCAGAACATGAAGCGACACATGGCGATACACACGGGGGAGAAACCTTACTCCTGCTCCGTCTGCAATAAAAGATTCTACGTGGAGTTCGAAATGAAACGCCACAAGCGGATACACACCTCCGAGAAACCTTTCGCCTTCGCTTTGCGCCAAAAGCTTCTCGTGTAG
- the LOC125976114 gene encoding oocyte zinc finger protein XlCOF6, with protein MKQEDVPSEQNSRSPVKQEELGDSPHIKEEEEADVIAFTWTGVHVKSEDEGQSSQLHHSQSEDSSSSSQADGEPPKTKKSKREHPGVKRHLNCSQCDRTFAYKSALKTHMRTHSGEKPFACSVCGKSFTFKQNLSRHVAIHTGEKPFSCLGCDKRFFSKFELRRHMSTHSAQSTFSCSFCSQRFFHMSKLRLHLKTHTGEKPLAPSSSSDHMTTEADEEQCEEPHSKPDNTTPRSWNNNQSDDTKASSETEEKPKGNTTQDEDDNHFYCPVCGKKYAYKSHLKAHMIKHSGEKPFACSICDKRFTAKRSMMRHTAMHTTGKCYSCSVCDATFSNELEMKKHKSTHTVEKHFLCSVCAKGFSHKSYLRQHMKRHTGEKPFTCSVCGRGFSHRSYLKIHMVTHTREKAFTCSVCSKSFSHRSYLGVHMRMHTGEKPFPCPVCAKSFSQSSCLRQHMVTHTGERPFHCSLCAKSYSHRSHLKQHMITHSGKKQFTCPVCDKSLSSSAYLKKHLEQHNSKKPSGSTDYEAEVEAEQAEYNLAPLSDMDDVVRRFRH; from the coding sequence ATGAAGCAAGAAGACGTTCCCTCTGAGCAGAACTCTCGCTCTCCCGTGAAGCAGGAGGAGCTAGGAGATTCGCCCCAcattaaagaggaagaggaggctgaCGTCATCGCGTTCACCTGGACTGGTGTCCATGTGAAAAGTGAGGACGAAGGTCAGTCCTCGCAGCTTCATCACAGTCAAAGTGAGGACAGCAGCAGCTCAAGTCAAGCTGATGGAGAACCGCCAAAGACCAAGAAATCTAAACGGGAACATCCCGGGGTCAAAAGACACTTGAACTGCTCTCAATGTGACAGAACTTTTGCCTACAAAAGTGCTTTGAAAACGCACATGAGAACGCACAGcggagagaaaccttttgcatGCTCAGTCTGCGGCAAAAGCTTCACCTTCAAGCAGAATCTGAGCCGACACGTGGCAATCCACACAGGGGAGAAACCGTTTTCCTGTTTGGGTTGCGACAAGAGATTCTTTAGTAAGTTTGAACTGAGAAGACACATGAGCACGCACAGTGCCCAAAGTACTTTTTCCTGTTCATTTTGTTCACAAAGGTTTTTTCACATGTCCAAACTCAGACTacacttgaaaacacacaccggGGAGAAACCTTTGGCCCCAAGCAGCTCCAGTGATCACATGACAACAGAAGCTGATGAGGAACAGTGTGAAGAGCCACACTCAAAACCAGACAACACAACACCACGCTCTTGGAACAACAATCAAAGTGACGACACCAAAGCATCTTCGGAGACTGAAGAGAAACCGAAAGGGAATACAACGCAAGACGAAGATGACAATCACTTTTACTGCCCTGTATGCGGGAAAAAATATGCCTATAAAAGTCATTTAAAAGCACACATGATAAAGCACAGCGGGGAGAAACCTTTTGCTTGCTCAATTTGCGACAAAAGATTCACAGCTAAGCGTAGTATGATGAGACATACGGCGATGCACACGACTGGAAAATGCTACTCCTGTTCCGTTTGTGACGCAACGTTCTCCAATGAGTTGGAGATGAAAAAACACAAGAGCACGCATACGGTCGAGAAACATTTTCTGTGTTCGGTTTGCGCTAAAGGTTTCTCTCACAAATCCTACCTCAGGCAACACATGAAAAGACACACCGGGGAGAAACCATTCACATGTTCCGTTTGCGGCCGAGGTTTCTCTCACAGGTCGTATCTGAAAATACACATGGTGACGCACACCCGAGAGAAGGCTTTCACTTGTTCGGTTTGTTCGAAAAGTTTCTCTCACAGGTCTTATCTGGGAGTCCACATGAGAATgcacactggggagaaaccgTTTCCATGTCCGGTTTGCGCAAAAAGCTTCTCCCAAAGCTCGTGTCTCAGACAACACATGGTAACTCACACTGGGGAGAGACCTTTTCATTGTTCACTCTGCGCCAAAAGTTACTCGCATAGGTCACATCTCAAACAACACATGATAACGCACAGCGGAAAGAAACAGTTTACATGTCCGGTTTGTGACAAAAGTTTGTCGAGTAGTGCTTATCTGAAAAAACACTTGGAACAACACAATTCAAAAAAGCCTTCGGGCTCGACGGACTATGAGGCAGAAGTGGAAGCAGAACAAGCAGAATACAATTTAGCTCCATTATCGGATATGGACGATGTGGTCAGACGCTTCCGACACTGA